The following proteins are co-located in the Paralichthys olivaceus isolate ysfri-2021 chromosome 10, ASM2471397v2, whole genome shotgun sequence genome:
- the htr1fa gene encoding 5-hydroxytryptamine receptor 1F has translation MDFPNSTEGVFATSSGGYDSLDTNKLPPSKTLLTLTLSVLAILTTFFNCLVITAIAVTRKLHHPANYLICSLAVTDLLVAVLVMPFSIVYIQKEKWVMGQVVCTIWLSVDITCCTCSILHLAAIAIDRYRAITDAVEYSRKRTGARAGAMVALVWLLSTLISLPPLLWRHYSGDADHEDQCIIIHHHMAFTLYSTLGAFYIPLLLILILYYKIYRAAQTLYMRREASRASRHSCMTNGSMIPSSYPAGDGHVDGGPRSPEPISPPEKSTSEPSTEEPPRERVRASARAFHSKSRRQESRSESRRSQFYQGPRISGSRERKAASTLGLIIGAFVICWLPFFVKEVIVNTCSACSTSMEMADFLTWLGYLNSLINPLIYTIFNEDFKKAFQRLVRCSHYL, from the coding sequence ATGGATTTCCCCAATTCCACTGAAGGGGTGTTTGCTACAAGCAGCGGTGGTTATGACTCACTGGATACCAATAAACTTCCTCCCAGTAAGACCCTGCTCACACTGACCCTGTCTGTACTGGCTATCCTGACGACATTCTTCAACTGCCTGGTGATCACAGCTATCGCAGTGACCCGCAAGTTGCACCACCCAGCCAACTACCTCATCTGCTCATTAGCAGTGACCGACCTGCTGGTGGCGGTTCTGGTCATGCCCTTCAGCATTGTCTACATCCAGAAAGAGAAGTGGGTCATGGGCCAGGTGGTGTGCACCATCTGGTTGAGTGTGGATATCACCTGTTGCACATGCTCCATCCTGCACCTTGCAGCGATCGCCATCGACCGTTACCGGGCCATCACTGATGCAGTAGAGTACTCTCGCAAACGCACAGGGGCCAGGGCTGGTGCGATGGTAGCACTGGTGTGGCTCTTGTCCACCCTAATCTCACTTCCTCCTCTACTGTGGCGGCACTACAGCGGGGACGCAGACCACGAAGACCAGTGCATCATCATTCACCATCACATGGCTTTTACCTTGTATTCCACCCTTGGAGCTTTTTACATCCCCCTGCtgctcatcctcatcctctacTACAAAATCTACCGGGCTGCACAGACCCTCTATATGCGTAGAGAGGCCAGCCGAGCCAGCCGTCACTCATGCATGACCAATGGGAGCATGATCCCCTCATCCTACCCTGCTGGAGATGGTCATGTTGATGGGGGGCCTCGGAGTCCAGAGCCCATAAGTCCACCAGAAAAGTCTACCTCTGAACCCTCAACCGAGGAACCTCCACGCGAGCGGGTGCGTGCCTCGGCGAGAGCTTTCCATTCCAAGTCACGCCGACAAGAGTCGCGCAGTGAGTCACGCCGGAGCCAGTTTTACCAAGGACCACGGATCTCTGGCTCACGGGAGCGCAAAGCGGCTTCCACATTGGGGTTGATAATAGGCGCCTTTGTCATCTGCTGGTTGCCATTTTTTGTTAAGGAGGTCATCGTCAACACCTGCAGTGCTTGCAGTACGTCAATGGAGATGGCCGACTTTCTGACGTGGTTGGGCTATCTCAACTCACTGATCAACCCTCTCATCTACACCATCTTTAATGAAGACTTCAAAAAAGCTTTCCAAAGACTTGTTAGGTGCAGTCATTACCTCTGA